The proteins below are encoded in one region of Corynebacterium sphenisci DSM 44792:
- a CDS encoding HAD family hydrolase yields the protein MEAQDRAGPPAAAGDAAAGAGAPARRPRVAAFFDLDKTIIARSSAYAFGRPFMESGMLTTGGVVQMALAQAMYLSTGHDADQLESARDQLAAMVTGWRAADVRRIAGESLHRVISPYVYAEAVDLIRHHRTLGHDVVVISASAREIVEPIVAAIGVVDPADVIATDLEVVDGVYTGGVTFFCRGANKSGALRGLAERRGYDLDRCWAYSDSATDEPMLAAVGHPVAVNPDRALRRIAADRGWPVRVFRNPVPLFGGRRRAGVAGAAAAAALLAGSVALLRRRG from the coding sequence GTGGAAGCGCAGGATCGGGCCGGCCCGCCCGCCGCGGCCGGGGACGCCGCGGCCGGGGCCGGCGCGCCCGCCCGGCGGCCCCGGGTGGCGGCCTTCTTCGACCTGGACAAGACCATCATCGCGCGCAGCTCCGCCTACGCCTTCGGCCGGCCCTTCATGGAGTCCGGGATGCTCACCACCGGCGGGGTGGTGCAGATGGCCCTGGCCCAGGCGATGTACCTGTCCACCGGCCATGACGCCGATCAGCTGGAGTCCGCCCGGGATCAGCTCGCCGCGATGGTCACCGGCTGGCGGGCCGCCGACGTGCGCCGGATCGCCGGGGAGTCCCTGCACCGGGTGATCTCCCCCTACGTCTACGCCGAGGCGGTGGACCTGATCCGGCACCACCGCACCCTGGGCCATGACGTGGTGGTGATCTCCGCCTCCGCCCGGGAGATCGTGGAGCCCATCGTCGCCGCCATCGGGGTGGTCGACCCGGCCGACGTGATCGCCACCGATCTGGAGGTCGTCGACGGGGTGTACACCGGCGGGGTGACCTTCTTCTGCCGGGGCGCGAACAAGTCGGGGGCGCTGCGCGGGCTCGCCGAGCGCCGCGGCTACGACCTGGACCGCTGCTGGGCCTACTCGGATTCGGCCACCGATGAGCCGATGCTGGCGGCGGTGGGCCATCCGGTGGCGGTGAACCCGGACCGGGCGCTGCGCCGGATCGCCGCGGACCGGGGCTGGCCGGTGCGGGTGTTCCGCAACCCGGTGCCGCTCTTCGGCGGCCGGCGCCGGGCCGGGGTGGCCGGGGCCGCCGCGGCGGCGGCCCTGCTGGCCGGGTCGGTGGCGCTGCTGCGCCGGCGCGGCTGA
- the ssd gene encoding septum site-determining protein Ssd, with the protein MSPADPAAQEILIAVADPDLAQEAAAVAAAGGYAALAEPEPDPAGAAWRRAAAILLDAGAAAGVADRGPGIRRERVFLVHADGAEPDLRAALAAGAEDALALPAEGAELVRRLGRPGAPAAGAGVALACIGAVGGAGASVLAAACALHCAESAPTALIDADELSGGADLLLGVEHLPGLRWPELRAGEGRMEAAPLLAALPGHDWSTGGPAVLTGPRSRDGADWAVAPAALAAVVDALLADGGAAVVDLPRTGAVVEVAAARADLVVVAVPPTVRGVAAAARQARRLRGLGADPAAVLCGPAPGGVAAADVEYATGLPVLARLPRIRGLAAEIEAVGLDRSLVRLVDAVEPVLAAVDRPAARRGGAR; encoded by the coding sequence ATGAGCCCCGCAGACCCCGCCGCGCAGGAGATCCTCATCGCCGTCGCCGACCCGGACCTGGCCCAGGAGGCCGCCGCGGTCGCCGCCGCCGGCGGCTACGCCGCGCTCGCCGAACCGGAGCCGGATCCGGCCGGGGCGGCGTGGCGCCGGGCCGCGGCGATCCTGCTCGACGCCGGCGCCGCCGCCGGGGTCGCCGACCGCGGGCCCGGGATCCGCCGGGAGCGGGTGTTCCTGGTGCACGCCGACGGCGCGGAGCCGGATCTGCGCGCCGCCCTGGCCGCCGGCGCCGAGGACGCGCTGGCGCTGCCCGCCGAGGGCGCGGAGCTGGTCCGCCGGCTCGGCCGGCCCGGGGCCCCGGCCGCCGGCGCCGGGGTCGCCCTGGCGTGCATCGGCGCGGTCGGCGGGGCCGGGGCCAGCGTGCTCGCCGCGGCCTGCGCCCTGCACTGCGCGGAATCGGCGCCCACCGCGCTGATCGACGCCGACGAGCTCTCCGGGGGCGCGGACCTGCTGCTCGGGGTGGAGCACCTGCCCGGGCTGCGCTGGCCGGAGCTGCGCGCCGGGGAGGGCCGGATGGAGGCCGCCCCGCTGCTCGCCGCGCTGCCCGGGCACGACTGGTCCACCGGCGGCCCGGCGGTGCTCACCGGCCCGCGCAGCCGGGACGGGGCGGACTGGGCGGTGGCCCCGGCGGCGCTGGCCGCGGTGGTGGACGCGCTGCTCGCCGACGGCGGGGCCGCGGTGGTGGACCTGCCCCGCACCGGGGCGGTGGTGGAGGTCGCCGCCGCCCGGGCGGATCTGGTGGTCGTGGCGGTGCCGCCCACGGTGCGCGGGGTCGCGGCCGCCGCCCGGCAGGCCCGCCGGCTGCGCGGCCTCGGCGCGGACCCGGCGGCGGTGCTGTGCGGGCCTGCCCCCGGCGGGGTGGCCGCCGCGGACGTGGAGTACGCCACCGGGCTGCCGGTGCTCGCCCGGCTGCCCCGGATCCGGGGCCTGGCCGCGGAAATCGAGGCCGTCGGGCTGGACCGCAGCCTGGTCCGGCTGGTCGACGCGGTGGAGCCGGTGCTCGCCGCGGTGGACCGGCCCGCCGCCCGCCGCGGGGGCGCCCGGTGA
- a CDS encoding TadA family conjugal transfer-associated ATPase: protein MSAPAGEAELLARVRRRLADDPAAATATADLAAAVRAETGGVIGDAALLRLLRRLRGELAGAGPLDPLLRLPGVTDVVVTAPDRVWLDRGAGMEPAGVSFASDAEVRALAVRLAGACGRRLDDARPFADAHLPGGIGGAGVRVHAALSPPAAGATQLSLRVLHRARRGLAELAAAGFAPPEAVAALRRLVAARASLLIVGGTGAGKTTLLAALLAEADPAERILCIEDTPELAPAHPHVVHLLTRAANVEGAGAIDRAELLRQALRMRPDRVVVGEVRGAEVVDLLAALNTGHEGGAGTLHANGIAEAPARLAALGALGGLDRAALEAQVAAAVRVILAVRRRGGRRELAAIGLPERSAGGLRVRPAWTAGAGPGPAWAELP from the coding sequence GTGAGCGCGCCGGCGGGGGAGGCGGAGCTGCTGGCCCGGGTGCGCCGCCGGCTGGCCGATGATCCGGCCGCGGCGACCGCCACCGCGGATCTCGCCGCGGCGGTGCGCGCGGAGACCGGCGGGGTGATCGGGGACGCGGCGCTGCTGCGCCTGCTGCGCCGGCTGCGCGGGGAGCTCGCCGGGGCGGGGCCGCTGGACCCGCTGCTGCGGCTGCCCGGGGTCACCGACGTGGTGGTCACCGCCCCGGACCGGGTGTGGCTGGACCGGGGCGCCGGGATGGAGCCGGCCGGGGTGTCCTTCGCCTCCGATGCGGAGGTGCGCGCCCTGGCGGTGCGCCTGGCCGGGGCCTGCGGCCGCCGCCTGGACGACGCCCGGCCCTTCGCGGACGCGCACCTGCCCGGCGGGATCGGCGGCGCCGGGGTGCGGGTGCACGCGGCGCTCTCCCCGCCGGCGGCCGGGGCCACCCAGCTCAGCCTGCGGGTGCTGCACCGGGCCCGGCGGGGCCTGGCCGAGCTCGCCGCGGCCGGGTTCGCGCCCCCGGAGGCGGTCGCCGCGCTGCGCCGGCTGGTCGCCGCCCGGGCCTCCCTGCTCATCGTCGGCGGCACCGGCGCGGGCAAGACCACCCTGCTGGCGGCGCTGCTCGCCGAGGCGGACCCGGCGGAGCGGATCCTGTGCATCGAGGACACCCCGGAGCTCGCCCCGGCGCACCCCCATGTGGTGCACCTGCTCACCCGGGCGGCGAACGTGGAGGGCGCCGGGGCCATCGACCGCGCCGAACTGCTCCGGCAGGCGCTGCGGATGCGCCCGGACCGGGTGGTCGTCGGCGAGGTCCGGGGCGCGGAGGTGGTGGATCTGCTCGCCGCCCTGAACACCGGGCACGAGGGCGGCGCGGGCACCCTGCACGCCAACGGCATCGCCGAGGCCCCGGCCCGGCTGGCCGCCCTGGGCGCGCTCGGCGGCCTGGACCGGGCGGCCCTGGAGGCCCAGGTCGCCGCGGCGGTGCGGGTGATCCTGGCGGTGCGGCGGCGCGGCGGCCGCCGGGAGCTCGCCGCCATCGGGCTGCCCGAGCGGTCCGCCGGCGGACTGCGGGTGCGCCCGGCGTGGACCGCCGGCGCCGGCCCCGGCCCGGCCTGGGCGGAGCTGCCGTGA
- a CDS encoding type II secretion system F family protein — translation MNGPAPGLLLLAGAALAWPAPRPVARLGTAPARRRPPAGWWAPPAAAATLAAGAPVALAAMLIAATAVHVLRGIRRRRRREAELADLAAVAEALAAGLRAGAPAPAALAAAAEGIPGPVGAAVARAAARARLGGSAAAELAAAGLPGLRGLAAAWALAEAHGLPLAEIAEGVRADAAGRAAHRSRVAAALAGPRTTIAILAALPAAGLAMGAGLGADPVGFLTAGWGSAVLLTGVGLGCAGVVWSGRILDGAREPR, via the coding sequence GTGAACGGCCCCGCCCCCGGTCTGCTGCTGCTCGCCGGGGCCGCCCTGGCCTGGCCCGCGCCCCGGCCGGTGGCCCGGCTCGGCACCGCCCCGGCCCGGCGCCGGCCCCCGGCGGGCTGGTGGGCGCCGCCGGCCGCGGCGGCCACCCTCGCCGCGGGCGCCCCGGTGGCGCTGGCGGCGATGCTCATCGCGGCCACCGCGGTGCACGTGCTCCGCGGGATCCGGCGCCGCCGGCGCCGGGAGGCCGAGCTCGCCGACCTCGCCGCGGTGGCCGAGGCGCTGGCCGCGGGCCTGCGCGCCGGCGCCCCCGCCCCGGCCGCCCTGGCCGCCGCCGCGGAGGGGATCCCCGGGCCGGTGGGGGCGGCGGTGGCCCGCGCCGCGGCCCGGGCCCGGCTCGGCGGCTCCGCGGCCGCCGAACTGGCAGCCGCCGGGCTCCCGGGGCTGCGCGGCCTCGCCGCGGCCTGGGCGCTCGCCGAGGCCCACGGGCTGCCCCTGGCGGAGATCGCCGAGGGGGTGCGCGCCGACGCCGCCGGCCGGGCCGCGCACCGCTCCCGGGTGGCCGCCGCCCTGGCCGGGCCGCGCACCACGATCGCGATCCTGGCGGCGCTGCCGGCGGCCGGGCTGGCCATGGGCGCCGGACTCGGCGCGGACCCGGTGGGCTTCCTCACCGCCGGCTGGGGCTCCGCGGTGCTGCTTACCGGGGTGGGCCTCGGCTGCGCCGGGGTGGTCTGGTCGGGGCGGATCCTCGACGGCGCCCGGGAGCCGCGATGA
- a CDS encoding type II secretion system F family protein, with the protein MTIALLLLAAAAALAARPAHPGRLPGLARPRPGPPPGIAARAGRWAARVRGLAGEPAPDGARLLGAARTLELLAACLRAGLPPATAAAAVAAATGDRPLATAAARLALGAEDPWAALAEAGDYAGVAALARRSADSGGALAAGLEELAARHRGRAADRAEAAAERAGVLIAGPLALCFLPAFIALGLIPVVAGLAAPLLGGAP; encoded by the coding sequence ATGACCATCGCGCTGCTGCTGCTCGCCGCCGCCGCGGCCCTGGCCGCCCGGCCGGCCCACCCGGGGCGGCTGCCGGGGCTGGCCCGGCCCCGCCCGGGGCCGCCGCCGGGGATCGCCGCCCGCGCCGGGCGGTGGGCGGCCCGGGTGCGCGGCCTGGCCGGGGAACCCGCCCCGGACGGGGCCCGGCTGCTCGGCGCGGCCCGCACCCTGGAGCTGCTCGCCGCCTGCCTGCGCGCCGGGCTGCCCCCGGCCACCGCGGCGGCCGCGGTCGCCGCCGCCACCGGGGACCGGCCGCTGGCCACGGCCGCCGCCCGGCTGGCCCTCGGCGCCGAGGACCCCTGGGCGGCGCTGGCCGAGGCCGGCGACTACGCCGGGGTCGCCGCCCTGGCCCGGCGCTCCGCGGACTCCGGCGGGGCCCTCGCCGCCGGCCTGGAGGAGCTCGCCGCCCGGCACCGGGGCCGGGCCGCGGACCGGGCCGAGGCCGCCGCGGAACGCGCCGGGGTGCTCATCGCCGGGCCCCTGGCCCTGTGCTTCCTGCCCGCCTTCATCGCCCTCGGGCTCATCCCGGTGGTGGCCGGGCTGGCCGCCCCGCTGCTCGGCGGCGCGCCATGA
- a CDS encoding DUF4244 domain-containing protein has protein sequence MTAAFATPSTPARRPGAAPPPPPPPPPAARPAARLRAVLADERGMSTVEYAIGTVAAAAFGALLYTVVTGGEITQALTGIIERALSTR, from the coding sequence ATGACCGCGGCATTCGCCACCCCGTCCACGCCCGCCCGCCGCCCCGGCGCGGCGCCGCCACCGCCACCGCCACCGCCGCCGGCGGCGCGCCCGGCGGCCCGGCTGCGCGCCGTGCTCGCCGATGAGCGGGGCATGTCCACCGTGGAATACGCCATCGGGACCGTCGCGGCGGCGGCCTTCGGGGCGCTGCTCTACACGGTGGTCACCGGCGGGGAGATCACCCAGGCGCTCACCGGCATCATCGAGCGGGCGCTGAGCACCCGATGA